One Meles meles chromosome 11, mMelMel3.1 paternal haplotype, whole genome shotgun sequence DNA segment encodes these proteins:
- the ARID3C gene encoding AT-rich interactive domain-containing protein 3C translates to MEALQRQQAARLAQGVGPLAPPRSLPPPLPPLPGPRTLQAPEGALGEIGTEEEEDAEEDEEGEEAGAEEEAAQESRPGTRGPSSPSSQTPGPHPHEWTYEEQFKQLYELDADPKRKEFLDDLFSFMQKRGTPVNRVPIMAKQVLDLYALFRLVTAKGGLVEVINRKVWREVTRGLSLPTTITSAAFTLRTQYMKYLYPYECETRALSSPGELQAAIDSNRREGRRQAYTAAPLYGLAGPTPRGTPGHLSGPGTAPLAPMPSPSPVQGSASGLPAHACAQLSPSPIKKEESGIPAPRLALPVGLALGTAREKLAPEEPPEKRAVLMGHMDSPRPGAPPSFLPRGKVPLREERLDGPLNLAGSGISSINMALEINGVVYTGVLFARRQPVPASQGPTNPAPLLPTGPPSSTSP, encoded by the exons ATGGAGGCCCTGCAGAGGCAGCAGGCAGCCCGCCTGGCCCAAGGGGTGGGGCCATTGGCCCCCCCACGCTCACTGCCACCACCACTACCTCCTTTGCCCGGCCCCCGGACCCTGCAGGCCCCTGAGGGGGCCTTGGGGGAGATTGGGACTGAAGAAGAGGAGGATGCTGAAGAggatgaggaaggggaggaagccggggcagaggaggaggcagcCCAGGAGAGCCGTCCAGGGACACGGGGCCCCAGCTCACCTTCCAGCCAAACCCCTGGACCTCATCCCCATGAATGGACCTACGAGGAACAGTTCAAGCAG CTGTACGAGCTTGATGCAGACCCCAAGAGGAAGGAATTTCTGGATGACCTGTTTAGCTTCATGCAGAAGAGGG GGACACCAGTGAACCGTGTGCCCATCATGGCAAAGCAGGTGCTGGACCTGTACGCCCTCTTTCGTCTGGTGACAGCCAAAGGCGGCCTGGTGGAAGTCATCAACCGCAAGGTGTGGCGGGAGGTCACGCGTGGCCTCAGCCTGCCCACCACCATCACGTCGGCAGCCTTCACTCTACGCACCCA GTACATGAAGTACCTGTACCCCTACGAGTGCGAGACGCGGGCGCTCAGCTCCCCGGGGGAGCTCCAGGCAGCCATCGACAGCAACCGACGCGAGGGCCGTCGTCAGGCTTATACCGCCGCCCCGCTCTATGGCTTAGCTGGGCCTACCCCTCGGGGAACCCCAGGCCACCTGTCGGGCCCAGGCACCGCCCCACTGGCACCTATGCCCAGCCCTAGTCCTGTCCAGGGCTCCGCCTCAGGCCTGCCGGCCCACGCCTGCGCGCAGCTGAGCCCGAGCCCCATTAAGAAAG AGGAAAGCGGAATTCCAGCCCCTCGACTGGCACTGCCTGTGGGCCTGGCTTTGGGAACTGCAAGGGAGAAGTTGGCACCAGAGGAGCCGCCAGAGAAGAGGGCTGTGCTGATGGGGCACATGGACTCACCTCGACCTGGAGCTCCCCCCAGTTTCCTGCCCCGTGGCAAGGTTCCCctgaggg AAGAGCGGCTGGATGGGCCTCTCAATCTGGCAGGCAGTGGTATCAGCAGTATCAACATGGCACTAGAGATCAACGGGGTGGTCTACACTG GTGTCCTCTTTGCCCGTCGCCAGCCTGTGCCAGCTTCCCAGGGTCCAACCAACCCTGCACCTCTGCTCCCTACAGGACCCCCTTCCAGCACCTCACCATGA
- the DCTN3 gene encoding dynactin subunit 3 isoform X1 has protein sequence MAAVTDVQRLQARVEELERWVYGSGGPRGSRKVADGLVKVQVALGNIASKRERVKILYKKIEDLIKYLDPEYIDRIAIPDASKLQFILAEEQFILSQIALVEQVEALVPMLDSAHIKAVPEHAARLQRLAQIHIQQQDQCVEITEESKALLEEYNKTTMLLSKQFVQWDELLCQLEAAKQVKPAEE, from the exons ATGGCGGCTGTGACCGATGTGCAGCGACTACAGGCCCGTGTGGAGGAACTGGAGCGCTGGGTGTACGGGTCGGGCGGGCCACGAGGCTCGCGGAAG GTGGCTGATGGCCTAGTCAAGGTACAGGTGGCTTTGGGGAACATTgccagcaagagggagagagtgaagatTCTGTACAAAAAGA TTGAAGACCTGATCAAATATCTGGATCCTGAATACATTGACCGCATTGCCATACCTGATGCCTCTAAGCTGCAGTTCATATTAGCAG AGGAGCAGTTTATCTTATCCCAGATTGCACTCGTGGAGCAGGTGGAGGCTTTGGTGCCCATGCTGGACAGCGCTCACATCAAAG CCGTTCCTGAGCATGCTGCCCGCCTGCAGCGCTTGGCCCAGATCCACATCCAGCAGCAG GACCAGTGTGTGGAGATCACTGAGGAGTCCAAGGCTCTCCTGGAGGAATACAACAAGACT ACGATGCTTCTCTCCAAGCAGTTTGTGCAGTGGGATGAGCTACTTTGCCAGCTAGAGGCCGCCAAGCAAGTGAAGCCAGCAGAGGAATGA
- the DCTN3 gene encoding dynactin subunit 3 isoform X2, with amino-acid sequence MAAVTDVQRLQARVEELERWVYGSGGPRGSRKVADGLVKVQVALGNIASKRERVKILYKKIEDLIKYLDPEYIDRIAIPDASKLQFILAEEQFILSQIALVEQVEALVPMLDSAHIKAVPEHAARLQRLAQIHIQQQMEDLSTPSFKLLFSP; translated from the exons ATGGCGGCTGTGACCGATGTGCAGCGACTACAGGCCCGTGTGGAGGAACTGGAGCGCTGGGTGTACGGGTCGGGCGGGCCACGAGGCTCGCGGAAG GTGGCTGATGGCCTAGTCAAGGTACAGGTGGCTTTGGGGAACATTgccagcaagagggagagagtgaagatTCTGTACAAAAAGA TTGAAGACCTGATCAAATATCTGGATCCTGAATACATTGACCGCATTGCCATACCTGATGCCTCTAAGCTGCAGTTCATATTAGCAG AGGAGCAGTTTATCTTATCCCAGATTGCACTCGTGGAGCAGGTGGAGGCTTTGGTGCCCATGCTGGACAGCGCTCACATCAAAG CCGTTCCTGAGCATGCTGCCCGCCTGCAGCGCTTGGCCCAGATCCACATCCAGCAGCAG ATGGAAGATCTCTCCACTCCCTCATTCAAGCTCTTGTTCTCACCTTGA
- the RPP25L gene encoding ribonuclease P protein subunit p25-like protein encodes MEHYRKAGSVELPAPSPMPRLPPDTLEMRVRDGSKIRNLLGLALGRLEGGGARHVVFSGSGRAAGKAVSCAEIVKRRVPGLHQLTKLRFLQTEDSWVPVSPDTGLDPLTVRRHVPAVWVLLSRDPLDPNECGYQPPGAPPGLGPTSSSSCGPRPRRRVRDTWS; translated from the coding sequence ATGGAGCACTACCGGAAAGCTGGCTCTGTGGAACTCCCAGCACCTTCTCCGATGCCGCGGCTACCTCCTGACACCCTGGAGATGCGGGTCCGAGATGGCAGCAAAATCCGCAACCTACTGGGGCTGGCACTGGGTCGATTGGAGGGTGGTGGTGCACGGCATGTGGTGTTCTCAGGTTCTGGTCGGGCTGCAGGGAAGGCAGTCAGCTGTGCTGAGATTGTCAAGCGGCGTGTACCGGGTCTGCACCAGCTTACCAAGCTGCGCTTCCTGCAGACCGAGGACAGCTGGGTGCCAGTCTCACCTGACACAGGCCTGGATCCCCTCACGGTGCGCCGCCATGTACCTGCAGTGTGGGTACTGCTCAGCCGGGACCCCCTGGACCCCAATGAGTGTGGCTACCAGCCTCCAGGAGCACCTCCTGGCCTgggccccacatcaagctccagCTGTGGTCCACGACCCCGAAGAAGGGTTCGAGACACCTGGTCCTGA